Proteins encoded by one window of Pseudomonadota bacterium:
- the typA gene encoding translational GTPase TypA: DHGKTSLVDGMLKQSGIFHARQQVADRVMDSNELERERGITILSKNTSITYGDVRINIVDTPGHVDFSGEVERILGMVDGCLLVVDAFEGPMAQTRFVLRKSLEAGLQPLVVINKIDRADARPQQVIDEVFELFYELGADDAQLDFPVVFASARQQIATRDLKVPATDMRPLFDAIVEYIPGAHYEDGPLQILVNSVDYDEYIGRVAIGRVHRGKAAVGMQVMVTGEDEPARRGKIVKLYNFEGLQRKEVTEAGAGDIVALAGIEGVMIGETITDPEVIEALPAVQVDEPALAMVFQVNDSPLAGRDGKWVTSRHLRERLFREVERNIALRVDEVPESESAVGAFNVCGRGELHLSILIETMRREGYELAVSRPRVITKEIDGALHEPVEMLYVDTPEEYFGAVMEALGPRYAQMQKMSHPAPGAVRLEFLVPARGLIGFRSQLLTVTRGYATMNHLSAGHAPWAGEIADRTRGALIASEDGLATTYAMFHLQDRGRFFIEPTTQVYKGMIVGEHARDNDLEVNIAKKKHVTNMRSSGAEDTMRLDTPQIHSLEEAIEWIGDDELVEVTPKNIRMRKALLDPAARNRAQKAREAREKANA; encoded by the coding sequence TCGACCACGGCAAGACCTCGCTGGTCGACGGAATGCTCAAGCAGAGCGGCATCTTCCACGCGCGTCAGCAGGTGGCCGACCGCGTCATGGACTCGAACGAGCTCGAGCGCGAGCGCGGCATCACGATCCTCTCGAAGAACACCTCCATCACCTACGGAGACGTGCGCATCAACATCGTCGACACGCCGGGTCACGTCGACTTCAGCGGCGAGGTCGAGCGCATCCTCGGCATGGTCGACGGCTGCCTGCTCGTGGTCGACGCGTTCGAAGGCCCCATGGCCCAGACGCGGTTCGTGCTGCGCAAGTCTCTCGAGGCAGGGCTGCAGCCGCTCGTGGTCATCAACAAGATCGACCGCGCCGACGCCCGTCCGCAGCAGGTCATCGACGAGGTGTTCGAGCTCTTCTACGAACTGGGCGCCGATGACGCGCAGCTCGACTTCCCCGTTGTTTTCGCTTCGGCCCGCCAGCAGATCGCCACGCGCGATCTGAAGGTGCCGGCCACCGACATGCGCCCCCTGTTCGACGCCATCGTCGAGTACATCCCCGGCGCCCACTACGAAGATGGTCCATTGCAGATTCTGGTGAACTCGGTCGACTACGACGAGTACATCGGTCGCGTGGCCATCGGGCGCGTGCACCGCGGCAAGGCGGCGGTGGGCATGCAGGTCATGGTCACCGGTGAAGACGAGCCTGCCCGCCGTGGCAAGATCGTGAAGCTGTACAACTTCGAGGGGCTGCAGCGCAAGGAAGTGACTGAGGCTGGCGCGGGCGACATCGTTGCCCTGGCGGGCATCGAGGGCGTCATGATCGGCGAGACCATCACCGATCCCGAGGTGATCGAGGCGCTGCCCGCAGTACAGGTCGATGAGCCCGCTCTTGCCATGGTCTTTCAGGTGAACGACAGCCCGCTTGCGGGTCGCGACGGCAAGTGGGTGACCTCACGACACCTTCGCGAGCGCCTGTTCCGCGAGGTCGAGCGCAACATCGCGCTGCGGGTCGACGAGGTTCCGGAGAGCGAGTCGGCCGTGGGCGCGTTCAACGTGTGCGGACGCGGCGAGCTTCACCTCTCGATTCTCATCGAGACCATGCGTCGTGAGGGGTATGAGCTGGCGGTGAGCCGTCCGCGCGTGATCACCAAGGAGATCGACGGCGCGCTGCACGAGCCGGTTGAGATGCTCTACGTCGACACGCCGGAAGAGTACTTCGGCGCCGTCATGGAGGCGCTCGGGCCCCGCTACGCGCAGATGCAGAAGATGTCGCACCCCGCTCCCGGGGCGGTGCGCCTCGAGTTCCTCGTTCCGGCCCGCGGACTCATCGGCTTCCGCTCGCAACTGCTCACCGTGACGCGCGGATACGCCACCATGAACCATCTCTCGGCAGGTCATGCGCCGTGGGCGGGGGAGATCGCCGACCGCACTCGCGGCGCCCTCATTGCGTCTGAAGACGGTCTGGCCACCACCTATGCCATGTTCCATCTGCAAGACCGCGGCCGCTTCTTCATCGAACCCACCACGCAGGTCTACAAGGGCATGATCGTGGGCGAGCACGCGCGCGACAACGACCTCGAGGTCAACATCGCGAAGAAGAAGCACGTGACCAACATGCGCTCGTCGGGTGCCGAGGACACGATGCGCCTCGACACGCCGCAGATCCACAGCCTCGAGGAGGCCATCGAGTGGATCGGCGACGACGAGCTGGTCGAGGTGACGCCGAAGAACATCCGCATGCGCAAGGCGCTGCTCGATCCGGCGGCGCGCAACCGCGCCCAGAAGGCCCGCGAGGCCCGCGAGAAGGCGAACGCGTAG